The stretch of DNA GCCCTCCAACATCCTTGCCGCACCGGCGAAGAACCGAATCTGGTCCACCAGCGGAGGGATCTCTTCGGCCATCGTGACGTGGTTGGGCTTACCGGTATTGCGGCCTTCGGCCTCGACGAGCGCCTGCGCGTTCTTCTCGACATCGTCGGCGAAATCCAACAGCGCCTTCTGCCGGTGTGACGGGGTGGTGCGCTTCCAGTCGGCGAACGCCTTCGACGCCGCGGCATACGCGTTGTCGATGTCGGCCTCGTTGGAGATCGGCGCGGTGGCGTACTCCTCGCCGGTGCTCGGGTCGACCAGGGCCATGGTGGCCCCGCTGACGGAGTCGGTGAGTTCGCCTGCGATGAAATTCTGAACCTTGGTCATATCAACTCCTGTTGGTTTAGAGGTCGGCCAGGACGAGAGCGAGGACGTCGAGGCCTTCGATGAGCAGTTCGTCGCTGATGGTCAGCGGCGGCAGGAACCGTAGGACATTGCCAAATGTGCCGCAGGACAACACGATTACGCCCGCGGTGTGGCAACCGACGCACAGCTTCATGGTCAGCTCCGCGTCGGGCTCCAGCGTGCCGGGCTTGACCAACTCCATCGCGATCATCGCGCCACGGCCGCGCACGTCGCCGATGCGGTCGTTCTCGGCCTGCAGCCGCCCAAGGCGGTCCTTCATCAATGTCTCGATTTGGCGTGCACGCTCGATCAGCCCGTCGGACTCGATCGTTTCGATGGTGGCCAGCGCCGCCGCGCATGCCACCGGGTTGCCGCCGTACGTCCCGCCCAGCCCGCTGACATGCGGAGCATCCATGATCTCCGCGCGGCCGGTGACCGCCGACAGCGGCAGACCGTCAGCGATACCCTTCGCGGTGCAGATCAAGTCGGGCTCGATGCCTTCGTGTTCGCACGCGAACATCGCTCCCGTGCGGGCGAACCCGGTCTGCACCTCGTCGGCGATGAACACCACGTTGTTGTCGCGGCACCAATCGAGCAGTGCGGGCAGGAAACCGTCTGCGGGAACAATGAACCCGCCCTCGCCCTGGATTGGTTCGATGATCACCGCGGCCAGGTTGTCCGCCCCGACCTGCTTCTCGATAACCGAGATCGCCCGCTTGGCGGCCAGTTCGCCATCGGTCGCGAGCTCCTTGCCGTATTCGGCGTCGCGGAACGGGTACGACAGTGGCGCGCGGTAGATCTCGGGCGCGAACGGGCCGAAGCCATGCTTGTACGGCATCGACTTTGCGGTCAGCGCCATCGTCAGGTTGGTCCTGCCGTGATAGGCGTGGTCGAACGACACCACGGCCTGTTTGCGCGTGTAGGTCCTGGCGATCTTGATCGCATTTTCGACCGCTTCCGACCCGGAGTTGAACAGCGCCGACCGCTTCTTACCGCTGCCCGGCGTCAGTCGGTTGAGCTGTTCGGCTACCGCGACGTAACCCTCGTAGGGCGTGATCATGAAGCAGGTGTGCGTGAACTGCGCGACCTGCTCGGCCACCGCCGCCACCACACGTGGTGACGAATTGCCGATCGTCGTGACGGCGATACCCGAGCCCAGGTCGATGAGTCGGTTGCCGTCGACATCTTCGACGATGCCGCCGAAC from Mycobacterium sp. JS623 encodes:
- the gabT gene encoding 4-aminobutyrate--2-oxoglutarate transaminase produces the protein MSTLEQSRYLATAIPGPRSQQLIDRKSAAVSRGIGNTMPVYAARAFGGIVEDVDGNRLIDLGSGIAVTTIGNSSPRVVAAVAEQVAQFTHTCFMITPYEGYVAVAEQLNRLTPGSGKKRSALFNSGSEAVENAIKIARTYTRKQAVVSFDHAYHGRTNLTMALTAKSMPYKHGFGPFAPEIYRAPLSYPFRDAEYGKELATDGELAAKRAISVIEKQVGADNLAAVIIEPIQGEGGFIVPADGFLPALLDWCRDNNVVFIADEVQTGFARTGAMFACEHEGIEPDLICTAKGIADGLPLSAVTGRAEIMDAPHVSGLGGTYGGNPVACAAALATIETIESDGLIERARQIETLMKDRLGRLQAENDRIGDVRGRGAMIAMELVKPGTLEPDAELTMKLCVGCHTAGVIVLSCGTFGNVLRFLPPLTISDELLIEGLDVLALVLADL